In the genome of Sorangium aterium, one region contains:
- a CDS encoding acyl-CoA carboxylase subunit beta — protein MRELVKDLEARREQVRRMGGEERVAKQHARGKMTARERLAAFFDDGVHFEVGMHGTQMGLAAGPDGSDRPPADAVVCGFGKVDGRMVCAAAYDFTVKGGSIGHTGEEKVTRLRQMALRGRWPIVWFIDSGGARIDPGSMHPDSISLFAGSGHLFREQVHMSGVVPQVAAMVGPGAAGTAYIPGLADFVPMVKDVGSMALGGPALVRAMTGEDIAEQELGGSKVHATKSGVGDAEYPSDAECVAAVKRYLSFFPSSCDEEPPRLPVTDPIDRREESLLDLLPESPRRAYDMLKLIDAIVDHGERFDLKPRWARSIITCLARIGGQPVGVVANQPTQMGGILDVDASDKAARFMQICDAFNIPLVFLQDVPGFMIGSKVEHEGIIRHGAKMLHVMAAATVPKITVVVRKAYGAGYYVMCGRAYEPDLIVGWPTAEISVMGPEGMLGIAARKMFGDAPPPPEVKQGMVDAIQKNIDVMKVAGWGLIDDVIDPRDTRRAIAWGLELARKKRVERPEKKRGILPV, from the coding sequence ATGCGAGAGCTCGTGAAGGACCTCGAGGCCCGCCGGGAGCAGGTGCGGCGGATGGGCGGCGAGGAGCGCGTGGCGAAGCAGCACGCGCGCGGGAAGATGACGGCGCGGGAGCGGCTCGCGGCGTTCTTCGACGACGGCGTGCACTTCGAGGTCGGGATGCACGGCACGCAGATGGGGCTCGCGGCCGGGCCGGACGGGAGCGACAGGCCGCCGGCGGACGCGGTGGTCTGCGGGTTCGGCAAGGTCGACGGGCGGATGGTCTGCGCGGCGGCGTACGACTTCACCGTGAAGGGCGGCAGCATCGGGCACACGGGCGAGGAGAAGGTGACCCGGCTGCGGCAGATGGCGCTCCGCGGCCGATGGCCCATCGTGTGGTTCATCGACTCGGGCGGGGCGCGCATCGATCCCGGCTCGATGCACCCGGACAGCATCTCGCTGTTCGCCGGCTCCGGGCACCTGTTCCGCGAGCAGGTGCACATGAGCGGCGTCGTGCCGCAGGTCGCGGCGATGGTGGGGCCAGGCGCAGCGGGCACCGCGTACATCCCGGGGCTCGCGGACTTCGTGCCGATGGTCAAGGACGTCGGCTCGATGGCGCTCGGCGGCCCCGCGCTCGTGCGCGCGATGACGGGCGAGGACATCGCCGAGCAGGAGCTCGGCGGCAGCAAGGTGCACGCGACGAAGAGCGGCGTCGGGGACGCGGAGTACCCGAGCGACGCCGAGTGCGTCGCGGCGGTGAAGCGGTACCTGTCGTTCTTCCCCTCGAGCTGCGACGAGGAGCCGCCGCGCCTGCCGGTCACGGATCCGATCGACCGGCGGGAGGAGTCGCTGCTCGACCTCCTGCCGGAGAGCCCGCGGCGCGCGTACGACATGCTGAAGCTGATCGACGCCATCGTCGATCACGGCGAGCGGTTCGACCTGAAGCCGCGGTGGGCGCGCTCGATCATCACCTGCCTCGCGCGCATCGGCGGCCAGCCGGTCGGCGTCGTGGCGAACCAGCCGACCCAGATGGGCGGCATCCTCGACGTGGACGCGTCGGACAAGGCCGCGCGCTTCATGCAGATCTGCGACGCGTTCAACATCCCGCTCGTGTTCCTGCAGGACGTGCCGGGGTTCATGATCGGCTCGAAGGTCGAGCACGAGGGGATCATCCGCCACGGAGCGAAGATGCTGCATGTCATGGCGGCGGCCACGGTGCCCAAGATCACGGTGGTCGTGCGCAAGGCGTACGGCGCGGGCTACTATGTGATGTGCGGGCGCGCGTACGAGCCGGACCTCATCGTCGGCTGGCCGACCGCGGAGATCAGCGTGATGGGGCCGGAGGGGATGCTCGGGATCGCGGCGAGGAAGATGTTCGGCGACGCGCCGCCGCCGCCGGAGGTGAAGCAGGGGATGGTCGACGCGATCCAGAAGAACATCGATGTGATGAAGGTCGCCGGCTGGGGGCTCATCGACGACGTGATCGATCCCCGGGACACGCGGAGGGCGATCGCGTGGGGGCTGGAGCTCGCGCGGAAGAAGCGGGTGGAGCGGCCGGAGAAGAAGCGGGGGATCCTGCCGGTGTAA
- a CDS encoding thiamine phosphate synthase: protein MRGLYAIVDTDSLARRGLDPAAFAEAVLDARPAAIQLRDKRGGAAQTLSLLRAIQPLAARAGVPLFANDRADLAILARCDGVHVGQDDLPVTAVRRLAQRASVPLRVGLSTHTSAQIEAALRVSSELRDSSDSGDSLDRVDYVAVGPIFATSSKERPDAVVGIEGLASLRALVERARPGLPVVAIGGISLERAAEVGAHCSAAAIIAALLPDQGTPAPRALEEVSARARALQAALALAGARAAPADRGAR, encoded by the coding sequence ATGCGCGGCCTCTACGCCATCGTCGACACCGACTCGCTCGCGCGCCGCGGGCTCGATCCTGCGGCGTTCGCCGAGGCCGTCCTCGACGCGCGCCCCGCGGCGATCCAGCTGCGCGACAAGCGGGGCGGCGCGGCCCAGACGCTCTCGCTCCTCCGCGCGATCCAGCCGCTGGCCGCGCGCGCGGGCGTGCCGTTGTTCGCGAACGACAGGGCGGATCTCGCGATCCTCGCCCGCTGCGACGGCGTGCACGTCGGCCAGGACGACCTCCCGGTAACCGCGGTTCGCAGGCTGGCGCAGCGCGCTTCCGTCCCGCTGCGCGTCGGGCTCTCCACCCACACGTCCGCCCAGATCGAGGCCGCGCTGCGGGTGTCGAGCGAGCTCCGCGATTCAAGCGATTCCGGCGATTCCCTCGATCGCGTCGACTACGTCGCCGTCGGGCCGATCTTCGCGACCTCGAGCAAGGAGCGGCCCGACGCCGTGGTCGGTATCGAGGGGCTCGCGTCGCTGCGCGCCCTGGTCGAGCGGGCGCGTCCCGGGCTGCCGGTCGTGGCGATCGGCGGCATCTCGCTGGAGAGGGCGGCCGAGGTGGGCGCGCACTGCTCCGCCGCCGCGATCATCGCCGCGCTGCTGCCGGATCAGGGCACGCCCGCGCCGCGCGCCCTCGAGGAGGTGAGCGCGCGGGCGCGGGCGCTCCAGGCGGCGCTCGCGCTGGCGGGCGCGCGCGCGGCGCCCGCGGACAGGGGCGCGCGATGA
- a CDS encoding DNA polymerase III subunit → MPFSHILGQDTAIGTLVRALEAGRVHHAYRFEGPPGVGKELAAVALSQALVCTGGDPLGCGRCDACRRAAARSDGRPAAPLHPDVQIVAKNFYPAAVIGRSRDELTEISVDQVRSIVLAHAAYPPHEGRARVFIVRDAEDLSVGAANAFLKTLEEPRPGTHFILLTSRGDRLLNTIRSRTLPVRFAPLSEALIRRVLRDRGVPEGRHDLAVELAAGSASTALDLADEEQTASRDAFVKGVLDAAAARDLGPAVAFAESVDRDKGALKDDLRALNAALAREARAAVASDPRRAGLSARRYAAVSRAVAQLERNASPSLAMASLIAELRSVVG, encoded by the coding sequence GTGCCGTTCTCCCACATCCTCGGCCAGGACACCGCGATCGGCACGCTCGTGCGCGCGCTCGAGGCGGGCCGCGTGCACCACGCCTACCGCTTCGAGGGCCCGCCGGGCGTCGGCAAGGAGCTCGCGGCCGTCGCCCTCTCCCAGGCGCTCGTCTGCACCGGGGGCGACCCGCTCGGCTGCGGCCGCTGCGACGCGTGCCGGCGCGCGGCCGCGCGCTCCGACGGGCGCCCCGCGGCGCCGCTCCACCCCGACGTGCAGATCGTCGCGAAGAACTTCTACCCCGCCGCCGTCATCGGCCGGAGCCGCGACGAGCTGACCGAGATCTCGGTCGACCAGGTCCGATCCATCGTGCTCGCCCACGCCGCCTACCCGCCCCACGAGGGGCGCGCTCGGGTGTTCATCGTCCGCGACGCCGAGGACCTCAGCGTCGGCGCAGCCAACGCGTTCCTCAAGACGCTCGAGGAGCCGCGGCCCGGCACCCACTTCATCCTCTTGACCTCGCGCGGCGACCGCCTGCTCAACACGATCCGCTCGCGCACCCTGCCCGTGCGCTTCGCCCCGCTCTCCGAGGCCCTCATCCGCCGCGTCCTCCGCGATCGCGGCGTGCCCGAGGGGCGGCACGACCTCGCCGTCGAGCTCGCCGCCGGCAGCGCGTCCACGGCGCTCGATCTCGCGGACGAGGAGCAGACCGCCTCGCGCGACGCCTTCGTGAAGGGTGTCCTCGACGCCGCGGCCGCCCGGGATCTCGGCCCCGCCGTCGCGTTCGCCGAGTCGGTCGACCGCGACAAGGGCGCCCTCAAGGACGACCTCCGCGCGCTGAACGCCGCGCTCGCCCGCGAGGCCCGCGCCGCGGTCGCGTCCGATCCGCGCCGCGCAGGCCTGTCGGCCCGGCGTTACGCGGCGGTCTCCCGCGCCGTGGCGCAGCTCGAGCGCAACGCCTCGCCGAGCCTCGCGATGGCGTCGCTGATCGCGGAGCTGCGCAGCGTCGTCGGCTGA
- a CDS encoding NAD-dependent epimerase/dehydratase family protein, which translates to MRVLVLGGTRFMGHFLVYRLLAAGHQITLLNRGATPDTFGDRVARVRCDRAAGDLAQALGGREFDAAVDFTAYTAADGRAAAQALGGGRVGHYVMISTGSVYLVREACPRPSRERDYHGPLLPEPAGEKDREAWSYGMNKRGCEEEVAAAWQRDRFPATVLRIPMVNGERDPYRRLDRYIVRMLDGGPLLVPDGGGHPVRHVYSGDVVRAIVKLLLAPSTFGEAYNLCMDETPTLPELLELIASLLGAPARLAPIPSAALRARGIDPVAMSPFSDRWMSLLDPAKAKAELGFQHTPLRRWLETVITSLLANPPSEPPDGYEKRAEEIALAAELSGAGRGGGR; encoded by the coding sequence ATGCGCGTCCTCGTGCTCGGCGGCACTCGATTCATGGGTCATTTCCTGGTCTATCGCCTGCTCGCGGCGGGCCACCAGATCACGCTGCTGAACCGCGGCGCGACGCCCGACACGTTCGGCGATCGGGTCGCGCGGGTCCGTTGCGATCGCGCGGCCGGCGATCTCGCGCAGGCGCTCGGAGGCCGCGAGTTCGACGCCGCGGTGGACTTCACCGCGTACACGGCCGCGGACGGCCGCGCGGCGGCCCAGGCGCTCGGCGGCGGGCGCGTCGGCCACTACGTGATGATCAGCACCGGCTCGGTGTACCTCGTCCGGGAGGCGTGCCCGCGGCCGTCACGCGAGCGCGACTACCACGGCCCCCTGCTCCCGGAGCCCGCGGGCGAAAAGGACCGCGAGGCGTGGTCTTACGGCATGAACAAGCGCGGCTGCGAGGAGGAGGTCGCCGCCGCCTGGCAGAGGGACCGCTTCCCCGCCACCGTCCTGCGCATCCCGATGGTGAACGGGGAGCGCGATCCCTACCGCCGCCTCGATCGGTACATCGTCCGCATGCTCGACGGCGGTCCGCTGCTCGTCCCGGACGGCGGCGGACACCCGGTGCGGCACGTCTACAGCGGCGACGTCGTGAGGGCGATCGTGAAGCTGCTCCTCGCGCCGTCGACCTTCGGCGAGGCGTACAACCTCTGCATGGACGAGACGCCGACGCTCCCCGAGCTGCTCGAGCTCATCGCCTCGCTGCTCGGCGCGCCGGCGCGGCTCGCGCCGATCCCGTCGGCGGCGCTCAGGGCCCGCGGCATCGATCCGGTCGCGATGTCGCCGTTCAGCGATCGCTGGATGTCGCTGCTGGATCCAGCGAAGGCAAAGGCGGAGCTCGGCTTCCAGCACACGCCGCTCCGGCGCTGGCTGGAGACGGTGATCACGTCGCTGCTCGCGAACCCGCCGTCCGAGCCGCCGGACGGCTACGAGAAGCGCGCCGAAGAGATCGCGCTCGCGGCGGAGCTCTCCGGCGCGGGGAGGGGTGGAGGGCGCTGA
- a CDS encoding phenylacetate--CoA ligase family protein — protein sequence MQDVQPKRVLAAIDAFLSTPLDAALSRHREADPAERALALFHEVAAAVPAYRRFLAEHGVDPAAVRTPADFAALPVITKQNYVLRHPIADLCRGGRIEPCDMIAVSSGSTGKPTFWPRSITDELPVARRFEQVFHDGFRADTRRTLAVVCFALGSWVGGMYTAACCRHLAAKGYPITVVTPGNNKDEIFRVVQDLGPAFEQVVLLGYPPFLKDVIDTGRARGVDWAPFRIKLVMAGEVFSEEWRTLVGERVGSTSPCYDSASLYGTADAGVLGNETPLSVAIRRFLARRPDAARALFGQDRLPTLVQYDPAERFFEQRDGMLLFSGDNGVPLVRYAILDSGGVTPHAEMMAALAGFGFDPRRELDGERGARELPFVHVFGRSDFTVSYFGANIYPENVVVGIEQPGVKEWVTGKFVLEVREGADRDVVLSVVVELAPGEGESEARREAAERSIEEHLVRLNSEFRNYVPAGKRAPRVTLRAAGDPEYFPLGVKHRYTRKQGG from the coding sequence ATGCAGGATGTGCAACCCAAGCGGGTGCTGGCGGCCATCGACGCCTTCCTGAGCACGCCGCTCGACGCGGCGCTGTCGCGGCACCGTGAGGCCGATCCGGCCGAGCGCGCGCTCGCGCTGTTCCACGAGGTCGCCGCCGCTGTCCCTGCCTACCGCCGCTTCCTCGCGGAGCACGGCGTGGACCCGGCGGCGGTCCGGACGCCCGCGGATTTCGCGGCGTTGCCGGTGATCACGAAGCAGAACTACGTGCTCAGGCACCCCATCGCGGATCTGTGCCGCGGCGGGCGAATCGAGCCGTGCGACATGATCGCGGTCTCCTCGGGCTCGACGGGCAAGCCGACGTTCTGGCCGCGCTCCATCACGGACGAGCTCCCGGTCGCCAGGCGCTTCGAGCAGGTGTTCCACGATGGCTTCCGGGCCGACACGCGCCGCACGCTCGCCGTCGTGTGCTTCGCGCTCGGCTCGTGGGTCGGCGGGATGTACACCGCCGCGTGCTGCCGTCACCTGGCGGCGAAGGGGTATCCGATCACGGTCGTCACGCCGGGCAACAACAAGGACGAGATTTTCCGCGTCGTGCAGGATCTGGGGCCGGCGTTCGAGCAGGTCGTCCTGCTCGGTTATCCGCCGTTCCTGAAGGACGTCATCGACACGGGGCGGGCCCGGGGCGTCGACTGGGCACCTTTCCGGATCAAGCTCGTGATGGCCGGGGAGGTGTTCAGCGAGGAGTGGCGGACGCTGGTCGGCGAGCGCGTCGGGTCGACGTCGCCCTGCTACGACTCGGCTTCGCTGTACGGGACGGCGGACGCCGGCGTGCTGGGCAACGAGACGCCGCTCAGCGTCGCGATCCGCCGGTTCCTCGCGCGGAGGCCGGACGCCGCGCGCGCGCTGTTCGGGCAGGACCGGCTCCCCACGCTCGTGCAGTACGACCCGGCGGAGCGGTTCTTCGAGCAGCGCGACGGGATGCTCCTCTTCTCGGGCGACAACGGCGTCCCGCTCGTCCGTTACGCGATCCTCGACAGCGGGGGCGTCACTCCACACGCGGAGATGATGGCGGCCCTGGCCGGCTTCGGCTTCGACCCGCGGCGGGAGCTCGACGGGGAGCGCGGGGCCCGGGAGCTCCCGTTCGTCCATGTGTTCGGGCGCTCGGATTTCACGGTGTCGTACTTCGGGGCGAACATCTATCCGGAGAACGTGGTCGTGGGCATCGAGCAGCCCGGCGTGAAGGAGTGGGTGACCGGGAAGTTCGTGCTGGAGGTCCGCGAGGGCGCGGACAGAGATGTGGTCCTCTCGGTGGTTGTGGAGCTCGCGCCGGGAGAAGGGGAGAGCGAGGCGCGGCGCGAGGCGGCGGAGCGGTCGATCGAGGAGCACCTCGTCCGGCTGAACAGCGAGTTCAGGAACTACGTGCCGGCAGGGAAGCGAGCGCCGCGGGTGACGCTGCGGGCGGCGGGGGATCCGGAGTACTTCCCGCTCGGGGTGAAGCACCGGTATACGCGCAAGCAGGGTGGGTGA
- a CDS encoding protein kinase domain-containing protein, producing MAAHVFISYAPADRSHLEALEAHLASLKRQGLVSTWHRGRIGPGARRDESIAAELSSAEVVLLLVSEAFLASDSCYERELGRALERHRSGEARVVPILVRACDLEGTPLAELQALPRDGTAVASWANPDEAWREVVQGIRAGVEEAAASARPKAALAGATALPGALGMSLREADEAIRDVDRQIAAARKRQARLRAVGASTEQVDREIVDLRRKRREGGQLHVGEELSDGRYLLLERVGRGGFATVWRALDAGRGDLPVAIKVLHPNLAGDESRRERFFRGARAMAELDHPGVVRMLDPKGEDSGWHYFVMELVHGEDVHSAVIGKRLPAERVIPMLLSAGEAISFAHERGLVHRDVKPANILLDGEGLPRITDFDLVWARDTTGGTRSGALGTFLYAAPELMHRPQDADARADVYGLGMTAVFCLYGAELPPIMMRYPGRVLERLPCSDAVRKVLERAIEFEASERFPDVASFCWALWEAASITPAPPTDEDGAELDPLDEAEIIDDEP from the coding sequence ATGGCGGCCCACGTCTTCATCTCCTACGCCCCCGCGGATCGGTCGCACCTCGAGGCGCTCGAGGCGCACCTCGCCTCCCTCAAGCGGCAGGGCCTGGTGAGCACGTGGCACCGCGGCCGGATCGGCCCAGGCGCGAGGCGCGACGAGTCGATCGCGGCGGAGCTCTCCTCCGCCGAGGTGGTGCTGCTGCTGGTGAGCGAGGCGTTCCTCGCCTCGGACAGCTGCTACGAGCGCGAGCTCGGGCGAGCGCTGGAGCGGCATCGCAGCGGGGAGGCGCGCGTGGTGCCCATCCTGGTGCGCGCGTGCGACCTGGAGGGCACTCCGCTGGCGGAGCTCCAGGCGCTGCCTCGCGATGGAACCGCGGTGGCGAGCTGGGCCAATCCGGATGAAGCGTGGAGGGAGGTTGTACAGGGCATCCGCGCGGGGGTGGAGGAAGCCGCCGCGAGCGCGCGGCCGAAGGCGGCGCTCGCCGGCGCAACCGCGCTGCCCGGCGCGCTCGGCATGAGCCTGCGCGAAGCAGACGAGGCGATCCGCGATGTCGACAGGCAGATCGCCGCCGCGCGGAAGCGGCAGGCGAGGCTGAGGGCCGTCGGCGCGAGCACCGAGCAGGTGGACCGGGAGATCGTCGACCTCCGGCGCAAGCGCAGGGAAGGCGGCCAGCTCCACGTCGGCGAGGAGCTGAGCGACGGCCGGTACCTGCTGCTGGAACGGGTCGGGCGCGGCGGGTTCGCGACCGTGTGGCGCGCGCTCGACGCGGGGCGGGGCGACCTGCCCGTCGCGATCAAGGTGCTGCACCCGAACCTGGCGGGCGACGAGAGCCGGCGGGAGCGGTTCTTCCGGGGAGCGCGCGCGATGGCGGAGCTCGACCACCCCGGCGTGGTGCGCATGCTCGATCCCAAGGGCGAGGACAGCGGCTGGCATTACTTCGTGATGGAGCTCGTCCATGGCGAGGACGTGCACAGCGCGGTCATCGGGAAGCGGCTGCCAGCAGAGCGGGTGATCCCGATGCTGCTCAGCGCTGGAGAGGCGATCTCGTTCGCTCATGAGCGGGGGCTCGTGCACCGGGACGTGAAGCCGGCGAACATCCTGCTCGACGGAGAGGGGCTGCCCCGGATCACGGACTTCGATCTGGTCTGGGCGCGCGACACGACGGGGGGCACGAGGAGCGGCGCGCTGGGGACCTTCCTCTATGCGGCGCCGGAGCTGATGCACCGCCCGCAGGACGCCGACGCGCGCGCGGACGTGTACGGGCTCGGCATGACGGCGGTGTTCTGCCTCTATGGGGCGGAGCTGCCGCCGATCATGATGCGGTATCCGGGGCGGGTGCTCGAGCGGCTGCCGTGCAGCGACGCGGTGCGGAAGGTGCTGGAGCGAGCGATCGAGTTCGAGGCTTCGGAGCGATTCCCCGACGTGGCGTCCTTCTGTTGGGCGCTCTGGGAAGCGGCTTCCATCACCCCGGCCCCGCCCACGGACGAGGACGGCGCGGAGCTCGATCCGTTGGACGAGGCCGAGATCATAGACGACGAGCCGTGA
- a CDS encoding NAD-dependent epimerase/dehydratase family protein has protein sequence MLNTSPPLIVLGCGFTGAVVAGLRRASGGRVVATTRSFERAAELAQAGIEVSVLPALTAEAVDRLVTDGADVLVAFPPDGATDAAIAPSLRRARAIAYVSSTAVYGDATGRIDEATPTSADGPRAAARLAAEDVYRARGAVVLRAAGIYGPGRGLHQRLLRGDFRMTGVGDRQGRNVVSRIHVEDLARLALAALERAAPGEAFLVADDAPVPQIEVVRWLCARLGLALPAGAPREDLHETLRHDRAVDNAKIKRALGMALLYPSYVEGFEACLAVEAEAPAPAASERGPRHRG, from the coding sequence ATGCTCAACACCTCTCCCCCGCTCATCGTCCTTGGCTGCGGCTTCACCGGCGCGGTGGTCGCCGGCCTGCGGAGGGCGTCCGGCGGCCGCGTCGTCGCGACGACGCGCTCGTTCGAGCGCGCCGCGGAGCTCGCGCAGGCAGGCATCGAGGTGAGCGTCCTCCCGGCCCTCACCGCCGAGGCCGTCGACCGGCTCGTGACGGACGGCGCGGACGTGCTCGTCGCCTTCCCGCCCGACGGCGCGACCGACGCCGCGATCGCGCCCTCGCTCCGCCGCGCGCGCGCGATCGCGTACGTCTCGTCGACCGCGGTGTACGGCGACGCGACGGGGCGCATCGACGAGGCGACGCCCACGTCGGCCGACGGCCCGCGCGCCGCGGCGCGCCTCGCGGCCGAGGACGTGTACCGCGCGCGTGGCGCCGTGGTGCTGCGCGCCGCGGGCATCTACGGCCCGGGCCGCGGCCTGCACCAGCGGCTCCTGCGCGGCGACTTCCGCATGACCGGCGTGGGCGATCGGCAGGGCAGGAACGTCGTCTCGCGCATCCACGTCGAGGACCTCGCGCGCCTCGCGCTCGCGGCGCTGGAGCGCGCCGCCCCCGGCGAGGCCTTCCTGGTCGCGGACGACGCGCCCGTGCCGCAGATCGAGGTCGTCCGCTGGCTCTGCGCGCGGCTCGGCCTCGCGCTGCCGGCCGGCGCGCCGCGGGAGGATCTGCACGAGACGCTCCGCCACGATCGCGCCGTGGACAACGCGAAGATCAAGCGCGCCCTCGGCATGGCGCTGCTCTATCCGAGCTACGTCGAAGGGTTCGAGGCGTGCCTGGCCGTCGAGGCCGAGGCGCCGGCCCCCGCGGCGAGCGAGCGCGGCCCGCGGCACCGCGGGTGA
- a CDS encoding Uma2 family endonuclease, with product MDASLDIVRRRALQARRATPLMTGHEARGDGTFSGVSQRPYPEPQAARLLSVAEWAALPEDEAGELIDGRLVEEEMPDCVHELAVAWLIHTLRAWLIPRGGFVFGSEVKYALRPRRGRKSDVSAFLPTSRRPPARGAVGVPPDIMVEIVSPSPRDSRRDRVEKLEEYAAFGVRWYWLLDPQLRTLEIHELARGGLYHHRLTAPGGVLPEVPGCEGLTLDLDALFRELDRLDATEPQEPPQGSADDES from the coding sequence ATGGATGCCTCGCTGGACATCGTGCGTCGCCGCGCCTTGCAGGCGCGCCGCGCGACCCCGCTCATGACCGGGCACGAGGCGCGCGGTGATGGTACTTTTTCAGGCGTGAGCCAGCGCCCGTATCCTGAGCCCCAGGCAGCCCGCCTCTTGTCCGTCGCGGAGTGGGCAGCGCTGCCGGAAGACGAGGCCGGTGAGCTCATCGATGGCCGCCTGGTCGAGGAAGAGATGCCCGATTGCGTCCACGAGCTGGCCGTCGCCTGGCTCATCCACACCCTGCGGGCCTGGCTCATCCCGCGCGGCGGCTTCGTCTTCGGCTCCGAGGTGAAGTACGCGCTCAGGCCGCGGCGCGGGCGCAAATCCGACGTGTCGGCGTTCCTTCCGACCTCGCGGAGGCCCCCGGCCCGTGGCGCCGTCGGCGTCCCGCCGGACATCATGGTCGAGATCGTCTCCCCCTCGCCGCGGGACAGCCGGCGCGATCGCGTCGAGAAGCTCGAGGAGTACGCCGCGTTCGGGGTGCGCTGGTACTGGTTGCTCGATCCGCAGCTCCGCACCCTCGAGATCCACGAGCTCGCGCGCGGCGGGCTCTACCACCACCGCCTCACCGCGCCCGGAGGGGTGCTCCCGGAGGTCCCGGGCTGCGAGGGGCTGACGCTCGATCTGGACGCGCTCTTTCGCGAGCTCGACCGGCTCGACGCGACGGAGCCGCAGGAGCCGCCGCAAGGCAGCGCGGACGACGAGTCGTAG